Genomic segment of Eleutherodactylus coqui strain aEleCoq1 chromosome 1, aEleCoq1.hap1, whole genome shotgun sequence:
GTTAGGTGTTCTGTTCACCTCTGAGCTTGACCTTGCTCTATAGTCACTCATAATTTCTTTCACATCTCTTTCAACTATAATAGGCTTAATGACCACAGTTGACTGCAACGCTTCTCGTGGACTGCATGATCTTGGTGGCATTGCCATGTGAGAATTTGTTTCTGTACTGTCTGAGCCCCCGGAAGACATCTTTCTAGAACGTCCCGACTCCTTTTGACTGGAATAATTGTGGTTCTCAAAAGAAGAATGTCTAGTACTGTCAAggcttacatttttttctctagaACCAGACTGTCTCTTGGTATTTAGTCCTGAAAGCCTAGTCCTTTTCTCGGGATCTCTGTGTTCCGACATTTCAAGAATATGAGGCTTTTCAGGAATTTGTGGTTTTGAGGCTCTAGATCTTGCTTTATCCCTACTATAGTAAGATCTGTGTGTACTTGAGGTCTGACTTTTCTGTGGACTGGTTTCCTCATGATTTGAGCTTAACAATTTAGAGTTTTGCTCAGCAACATTTTTGACACTACCCTCTTGGCCTAATATATCTCCATATCTGGATAGTCTATCTTGAGAGGAGGACTTTCTTTCCATATCCCCTACATTCATCTGTAATGTTGACTCAAAAAGATCAGTGTTTGCTTGTAAATTAAGTTCTGTGCTAAAGTTACTTAGTTCTGGTTGCAGTGCTGGGGTTAACAAGCTGCTCTCAGTTGACATAGTTTCCTCACTGTAAACAATATTCTCTGAAGAGTCACCTGAAGTCCCCTTTTCAACTTCATTTTCCAATGAAATCTCCTTCTTAGAGTAAGCTTTAACAGAATAATCCTCACCAAAAAATTTCATTGATCTGTCTGTCTGCTTTGATGTAGACCCTTTCCAGGACTTTTGTGGTGCTTGTTCTTGACTAGCTGGTGGATATCGACTTAAAACTGATGGCTGGTCTTTAGATTTTTTAGCATCATTATGCACTACACCAAAGTCTTTACCACTTGAAAAAGAAGAAAGCCCCATTTTGTCATCTTTCTTTAGATTTCCAGTTGTATCAATAAGAGTGGACCTTGAGGTTTTTCTGTTTGAATTAGAGTTTGAAAGTTGCCTCTTAAATTCTGAATTTCGAAACCTTTCATTTTTCAACTGTTGAGGTGATAAGTCTTGTAAAGTTAATTTTGAAATAAGAGACTCCGTAGATACAACTTTACTTTTTGGTTGTTCATTTCTCATTCTGCTTTGCGAGATTAGGTCTTCACTTTCAAGAATCCCATTTTCAATCTCTTTAGATCGACTAGTGTATGAGCCTTGTAAAGTTTGTAATTCTTCAGTTACTAGTTTGTTTCTATTCTGCTCTCCAATATAGCTTTCTTGTAGTTCGCAATGTTTTTCTTTCAGTTGTTTCAATTCACACTCAAGCCCCTCATAGTGTTTCAGACGATTCTTAAGTTTCTCAATTTCTTGGTGAAGTTCTTTAATTTTATTATCTTCTTGGTACTTGTTTTTCTCATTTTCATTGTTGCTCCTTGTCTGAATTTCCGACTGCTTAATGTAATCAAATCCAACTCTTTGCAATGATTTAGGGGTTAGACTGTCTTCAATCCTGAATTTGTTATGCTCTACATGTTGATCAGGAGATCGCTCCAAGGCATTGGAATCATTTCTACTTTGCTCCCCTGTGATTTTCTCTTTCAGTTCCAATTGTTCTTTAAGTTCCAAAATTAATTTTTCGTTCTGCTTTGCTCTTTCtaacaatagttttttttcattagCAAAACTAAGGCTCAAAGACCTAATTTTCTCAAGTTCACTTGTTAAAAACTGTTCAGCTTTGTCAAGTTTGCCTTCAGAAGATTCCAGTTCTTTAACTCTGGTTTTAAGTATTTCCAGTTCGGAAGACAACTTcttagacatatttttttcttcattcaaaCTAAGGCTTAGTTGAGTGCAGTCACTTTTGCTCTTGTTGAAAGCCTCCTCTAGCTTCTCAAGCTCACCCATTCTTTTTTGGAGCTGCTCAATTTCCACTCGAAGTTCTCGGGTTATATTTTCCTCATTTTCCAACTTCTCTTTAATCAGTCTACATAAATCCTCTGCTTTCTTCACTTCCTCATCTTTTCCCTCAATTTTTAGCACTCTTTTTCTCAAAGCTTCCACTTCAGCCAACATGCTAGAATTACTCCCTTCCGCCTGTATGATTTTGTCCTGGAGGTCGAgaacttcatcttcagctttttgtaGATTTCTTGTAGCTTCTTCCAAATCATCCAGACGTCTACTAAGACTTTGTAGTTTAAAACGTAAATGACGACTTGAATGCTCCattttttccacaaaaataaTTAGGACTCTTTCAAGAGTCCTCAATAGTTCAACTAATTAGTTAAGGTTCTATTCGTTCTAGAATTATCCTTTTTCTACTTGATGAGCACGCTTTGTAGGACATCCAGAGACCATCTTAACCTACAgtataaagtacaaaaaaaaaaaaggtgttacTTCACTTAGTTTATAATCCTATGAAGATAATAGTATATGTTCAATGAAGTAACATAGCCAAAATTTCTGTACATATTAAAATAGTAGGAAACATTTTAAAACATTAAATATATGTTTGCATCGCACACACATTCAATGATTGAGTTGAGTTTGCCATAATAGGAGCCAGTGTTTGCAGCAACTCCACTCTGGTTTAATGAGAGGGAGCTGGTCCTGGTCCTGAATGGTTCTATGATGTCCACATGCAATAATGGGAGTATATGGCCAGCGGGTTAGCTTAATATCCCCTTTAAGTCCTATTTGGAGAAAGACTTACAAGTATAATTGAAAACTTCATACAAAGCTATTGTTCAATTAGCAGGACATCACCAATATTCTTTTAACTACAAGAAGCCTAAAGAAAACTCGTAAAAATGCATATATATTGTACATATCCTCTGACAACAAATAAAATACATTCTGCATACTACCATCCAAATGTAGCATTAATTTAAATCTCTGTCTGCAAATGAACATTTTGTTAAGTAATCAGAATTCTTAGTTCAAGCTCATACACGCAAATGACTGCATGACCTGAATCAGCAATTATATGACACAGTAAACCCCATCTGTTTAGACTGGTGCTGAGGAGacgaaaagaagaagaaaatagctCAAGCttacaaaaaaaagcataaatattTAATAGCTTTTTGGATAGCTCTTTCTTTTGAGAAAGATCTTGTTTAAATAGGTGGATGCTCGTGTAGGACAAGACAGTTTCAAAATAGTCTATACCTGTACATCTGAGTGCAAAATGTAAAGTgatgaaaaagaaagaaaaacaagtcatttgaatacatttatgtataaattTATAGTGCTAGGAAGATTTTCTTTGTTTACAGCGagtctggaaagtcttcagaccctttcacaaTTCTAACATTTTGAGATGTTGTAGCCTtgtgcagtgtaaaaaaaaaaatcaagtttcaccccaccattctgcacttaaaggggttgtccggccagaaacattgcatgtcattacttctgtttgcccatttccatgcactttgtaatatacattgtgcatggaaaatgaagcaaacagaagttttggacttacctgaaggggtgccccccctgtgtttCTCCTCCGTcttccctggttaccacaagaatcttctcttcttcttgtcgggccgcagcagctcttgttgGCGCGGGAACGAGACTCTTCTcacccgcgcatgcgcagttcttctctctgcagcccggaccgatatacgatctccttgtgtgcaggggtgggggggggggggggatggaagagcgaggagcaggaactgagcttccgccccctctccgcccctctgcactattttcaatgaggagaggcgggacggggcggggctaagccgTCCTGcctttcctcattgaaaatagtgcagaggggcggagaggaggcagagagggggcggaagctcagttcctgctcctcgctcttccatcctccccccctgcacacaaggagatcgtatatcggtccgggctgcagagagaagaactgcgcatgcgcggatgagaagaggctcgttcccgcgccgacaagagctgctgcggcccgacaagaagaagagaagattatTGTGGTAACTAGGgatgacggaggagcaacacagggggggggggggggcaccccttcaggtaagtccaaaacttctgtttgcttcattttccatgcacaatgtatattacaaagtgcatggaaatgggcaaacagaagtaatgacatgcaatgtttctggctggacaacccctttaatattgcataatgacaaagtgaacaaaatgttagtttttcatttttttaaaaaatgtacaaagatttctaacattttgcattgacatcatgtaTTCAGACTCTGTACTTGGTTGAatcacctttggcagtgattacagcctccagtcttcttaggTCTGATgccacaaagtttgcacacctggatttggggattttctgccattgttGTCAGTAAATCCTCTCAAGCCCTGTCCAGTTGGATGGGACCATCTGTGGACAGCcttttttcaggtctctccagagatgttcaatcGAAttgaagtcagggctctggctgggccacctAAGGTCATTTACTTAGTTGTCCataagccactcctgtgttgtcttcgCTGTGTGCTTAGTGTCATTGTCTTGTTAGGAGGTCAACCTTCTGCCTAGTCTGAGGTCTCTTACGCTCTAGATTTCAACTTAATGAAGtgttcattaagaatatctctgaactttgctccattcagccttCCAACCCTGACACATCTTCCTGTCACAGCCACTGAAATACACCCCCTAACCCTACAGGATGCTGCTGCCACCATGTTTCAGTGTAGGAATGgacaggtgatgagcagtgcttcgtttcctccagacataacacttagaattgaagCAAATACTTCAATCtttgtttcatcagaccagagaatcttgtttcttatAGTCAGAGATTTCTTTAGGTGCTCTTTGGCAAACTCCAGACAggttttcatgtgtcttttaatgAAGGGAGGCTTCTTTCTAGCCACTCTGCCATAGAGCCCAGATtgatggagtgctgcagtgatggttgttTAATTCAGCACTTCTTCGGCGTGGTTGTCCTCTCCAAGAAACTTCTATATAATGGCTGATCCAGCACATCAGACCACGTAACCACCCTCTTACTACAGTACTCGGACATACTAGTGCTCACTTGGTTACACAGTGGATGCTTGACCAGCGTAGTCAGAACCGAACATGAATGGTCTCACTGGGAGGAGAGAAAAGGGCAAGCAAGAAAGAAAGtgcgagttacagaaacagcatagcattAAAGTACTCAACTGTTTCTGTAAACTTCGGCCAGGTTGCCTGTAACTATAGAAGTGGATTCCCATCTTGGTTATGAAAAGCAGAGATTGGATTACCCTTTAATGTTATGTTCACACCTGAGATATTTGGTAGAGATTTGCAgctgtggaaaatccgcagcaaatccatcaTCTGGGATCATACCCTAGAAAGTCAAAATGGGGCAAAGTTGCAGTAAAATACACTCCCCCCCACGTCTAAACTGCCTTGCGAATACACCCCAAGATATGAatgtaacccctttaatggttgtcAAACAGCCTTATACAATTCACTATACAGTGATGCTTGAAAGTTAGACCCTTCAgagttttccatatttctgcttatatttcacctaaaactacatcagatttttaCACAAgctctaaaagtagataaagagccaaaaatgctATTTATTTGAGGAAAGTGATCcaatatcactagagatgagcgaacgtactcggtaaggccgatttcgcaatcgagcaccgcgattttcgagtacttcactactcgggtgaaaagtactcgggtgcgctgtgggtgagcggggggttgcagaggggagtggggggtagcagcggggaacaggggggagccctctctctctctctccccccactccccgctgcaaccccccgctcacccacagcgcacccgagtacttttcacccgagtagtgaagtactcgaaaatcgcagtgctcgattgcgaaatcgcccttaccgagtacgttcgctcatctctaaatatcacgtctgtgagtggcaaaagtatgtgaaatcTATAGaattagcagataatttgaaggtgaaattaaagtaagggtccttttacaagggCTGACAAATCATACAAATTGCAGCAATGAGCGAGAATCTGAGCAATTAtccttcagtctaaatgcatgcacgactgaacgatgaacaaattTTATTgtatgtcattcagtttctgcatgcataaaaactgaacggaTAGGCCCGTGGgcccagctaatcacagccagcactgtgaattgaatggctgtgattagcttaatgagcactggctctgattggttcctcgagcactggctcagccaatcagagcaatctcttgctggcgGCGGGGTCTTCAACCCTGTTACTAACAAAAGATGCTCTGTTGGCAATGACAAGTGCCTGGAGGCCTGCCCAGAGCCCTGGAGAGCAGTGGCAGGGACTCAGACGgcggcagctaggtgagtattgtttagcgctgtcaaaaacgtggtaccaagttgtgtcatgttttcagcagtgctgaacctgctgcccattaatttcaatgggcgacgcacagcTGAAAACCGCCAAAGATTGACAGCGATGTATGTTCTAAGCgcagcgttttgacgcttgtgtgagcagcccgattgaaatcaatgtgagcgttgcacagcatttagcgcagcactgaaaaagcagcgctaaacgctgtacaaaaacatctgtgtgagggaggcccaaaCAGCTAAAAGCCTTTTTCACATTAGCTAATGTTCATGAGGCCACCATTAGGACACTGAACCACAATGGTTTTCATAGCAAGATTGGATGGATAAAGCAGCTGCTCTCCATAAATAATATTGCTGCCTATCTGCATTTTGCTAAGGATCACCTGAACAAGCCAGAGGgctattggaacaatgttttgtAGACTGATGAGACCAAAATAGAGATTTCTGGCTTAAATGAGAAGTgatttggagaaagaaaaacactgcattgcagcataaaaaccttatacCATCTGTGAGACACacagtgggtattagtgtatcttgatgccaccaggaagacctggtggagtcaagattgacgggggagggggggtggggtggctCAGTGTGATTGGTTGCAGATGTCCTCATCGTGTAGGTCCTGCAAGTCAGTAAGCATTGCCAGCTGGGGAGCCCCTCTGCCTTACGAGCGGTGAGCGCTCATCCCTAGCGAGGGGCTGAAGAAAACTGCGAGGCGCGATGTAGCACACATAAGCGTCGGCTCTCACGGCGGCGGGACTCATTGCGACCGCTAAGCGGCTATGAGGGGACATCGCGGTGCCGGGCGGCAGGCTGTCCCAATGGAGGCGGACCACTGCCGTGGCCAGCGCCAACATCAGGGTGAGCAAGGGAGCGTCCGTCAGCCAGTACTGAGCTGGCTGGATGCTGCAGTGAGGCTGTGCCCTGCTGTCTGGGAGCCGGGAACTGGCTGTCCGCTTACAGTTATGGCTGCAGGCTGCACATAGCTTAATGGCTGCCGTGCAGCCTTAGTCTGACAGTTGCTTCGCTTCTTAcccttacattattacatgtgaATGCTGCCATGTAACAGCAGTAACATGTCAGCATTTACACCTCATAATGTAAGCCAAAGAACCGAACTAACAGTCAGCATAAGGCTGCAGGGCATGCAATCCATTTtcagtgtgcagctaggaccttacacctttggccctattgggagctgggggtgagagaggggcgttccccctgacaaagccctagcttccggtggcgtcaagatacactaatacccacacaGTGATGGTAGTATCATGGTTTGGGCTTGTTTTGCTGCATCTGGACCAGAACGGCTTGCTATCATTGATGGAACAATAATTTCTGAATTTTACCAGCAAATTCCaaaggaaaatgtcaggacatcCACCAAAGACCTGAATCTCAAGAGAAAGTGGGTCATACAGcaagacaacgacccaaagcacatAGGTCATTCTACAAAACAATGGTTAAAGAGAAACTTAAAGTTTGGGAACGACCAAGTGAAAGTCCTGAActtaatcctatagaaatgttgtggaaggacctgaTGCGAGCCGTTCATGGGAGGAAACCAACCAACCTAACAGGGATGAAGCAGATTTGTACAGAGGAATGGGCTAGAATTCCTCCAAGCCAATGTGCAGGACTGACCAACAACTACCGGAAATATTTACATGCAGTTATTACTGCACAAGGGGGTCATACCAGATAttgaaagcaaaggttcacatacttttgccactcacagacatgtaatattggatcattttttctcaataaataaatgaccaagtctatTATTTTTTACTCCTTTTTTAAATTGGTCTCTATCTACTTTTAGGAAAATCCTGAAGGTCTCACACACTTTTAAGCACCACTGTATAAATGTCTACAGGAACATTCTCCTCATGAAAACAATTTTCAGGATGTTGCAGGAAAATGCAATGTGTAAAAGTATTCTTTATCAGTTTGACATTTCTAGTCTGACGTCTTTCAGGTCAGTTTTGTTATGAAAACTTTCTATAGAAAGAAATTCTTTAACATAATAGCTACATCCTAAGTGGCATGACTGTAAGCAGTAGGACATGTATTTGATCTGAGTCCATTACAACACTGCACCAATTAGAAATGGAAAAGTTATCAAGCCTtccagaattagagatgagagagcactctcggatacagcagttgagcgagcatcgctcttctcgagtaactgcttactggtccgagcgtgcccgggagggggggggggggggggggaagagagagatttctctcctctcccctccccgccgctcacccccgccgccaccCCAAGCActctcggaccagtaagcagttactcgagaagagcgatgctcgctcgagtaactgctgtatccgagcatgctcgctcatctctactcagaatgCAGCATTAAGCTTTGGGCCTGTAGCTCCAAGTAAACAAAAAGGAGTAAAACAGTTAAAGTGAATCCGACTTCAGAATACGTTTTGTGGGCATGAGCAACACcaccatttctggccattatatgacttacaGCTTAGGCGTTTCAACACTTGCCTATACTCTAAAGACCTGGAAATGGCAGTGGAGATGCATACAGAGGCTTATTTATGTGTCTAGTGTTGGCTTGTCTCTGGTCTTCCAGCAGTACTGCCATCAAAGGGGGTTATCTGGGCAAAAACTTTTgttgacctatccccaggataggtcatcaatagttaatcactgtGGACTTGCCATTTGGGATCCTGAGTGATCACCTGATTACTCCACCCACTGCAGTAGACCAAATGTGCGTTAGATGGGATTGTAGAGGAAGTGCCCTAGCTGTCTTCACTCCCATCAAAATTAATGAGAGCTGAtgcggctattacacttccgcgTCTGTATCCAGTGTTGAAGTCAGAAATTCTGGAAGTGTAGTAGCCACTTCAACtttcatcgatttcaatgggagtgaacccAGCTATACTCAATCCCCCCCATTACGGACATCTGACCCACTGCACAGACAGTGGGCCAGGGAATCACCAGGAATTCCGAATGCCAGGTCACCAGCATTTaagtattaatgacctatcctaagaattgGTCATTAGTTTTtgcctgcaaaacccctttaactctcctcCTCAAAAGACACTGttccagtctacacagcaaagcttaaAGACAAGCCACAAAAAGCATAAAGCCTCAGCCTACTGTGACAACTACTCTAGTTGTCAGTGTaaacattttatatattatatgtatttaCATAGGGCCCGGCAGATGTAGGGTCCCTTTTGCCattcttcattaaaggggttgtcccgcgaaacaaagtgggggtatacacttctgtatggccatattaatgcactttgtaatgtacattgtgcattaattatgagccatacagaagttattcacttacctgttccgttgctagcgtcctcgtctccatggtgccgtctaattttcagcgtctaatcgcccgattagacgcgcttgcgcagtccggtcttcttttctgaataaggccgctcgtgccggagagcggctcctcatagctccgccccgtcacgtgccgattccagccaatcaggaggctgaaatcggcaatggaccgcatagaagacctgcggtccaccgagggtgaagatcccggcggccatcttcgcaaggtaagtaagaagtcaccggagtgcggggattcaggtaagcactatccgttttttttttaacccctgcatcgggtttgtctcgcg
This window contains:
- the LUZP1 gene encoding leucine zipper protein 1 — its product is MEHSSRHLRFKLQSLSRRLDDLEEATRNLQKAEDEVLDLQDKIIQAEGSNSSMLAEVEALRKRVLKIEGKDEEVKKAEDLCRLIKEKLENEENITRELRVEIEQLQKRMGELEKLEEAFNKSKSDCTQLSLSLNEEKNMSKKLSSELEILKTRVKELESSEGKLDKAEQFLTSELEKIRSLSLSFANEKKLLLERAKQNEKLILELKEQLELKEKITGEQSRNDSNALERSPDQHVEHNKFRIEDSLTPKSLQRVGFDYIKQSEIQTRSNNENEKNKYQEDNKIKELHQEIEKLKNRLKHYEGLECELKQLKEKHCELQESYIGEQNRNKLVTEELQTLQGSYTSRSKEIENGILESEDLISQSRMRNEQPKSKVVSTESLISKLTLQDLSPQQLKNERFRNSEFKRQLSNSNSNRKTSRSTLIDTTGNLKKDDKMGLSSFSSGKDFGVVHNDAKKSKDQPSVLSRYPPASQEQAPQKSWKGSTSKQTDRSMKFFGEDYSVKAYSKKEISLENEVEKGTSGDSSENIVYSEETMSTESSLLTPALQPELSNFSTELNLQANTDLFESTLQMNVGDMERKSSSQDRLSRYGDILGQEGSVKNVAEQNSKLLSSNHEETSPQKSQTSSTHRSYYSRDKARSRASKPQIPEKPHILEMSEHRDPEKRTRLSGLNTKRQSGSREKNVSLDSTRHSSFENHNYSSQKESGRSRKMSSGGSDSTETNSHMAMPPRSCSPREALQSTVVIKPIIVERDVKEIMSDYRARSSSEVNRTPNKVSSIKIYPSETTTSRTNTEEITRERHTSTSNIRLSANDQPLLKNNISIPLEISLNKDDLILKMADKDIPLNHREVSKNVNQSIKKEKVKENDVGIETVTWKSHDVGGTNHFSSKHIMNKSSWRKGGFGSTEELDRLGNEKDDMDVKSRRKSCFDDENPSRSRTSEHYSRNKGSSMNSYSTAPEFISKRSQSSLSATEIITRRNTPNVSPTSRPATWTRSSYEVDDNFNTRRKYSSENLYRAESTGWKQNPARNQRLQKSMVEERIRQLEH